One part of the Prochlorococcus marinus str. MIT 9313 genome encodes these proteins:
- a CDS encoding mechanosensitive ion channel family protein, protein MTPLPFNLQVPIAGLVLAIVSWLLLDTFGRRFRSGSLRRGLLLSSRQSISLSCALVGVICWLLDLLDPSLIQFPRDGVKAFGILVVIGLSWTLLSWKKELKQNQDSYATQMLQGFGEKDRLFLFDVVQKTIGIAAMLILCLEVMHLMGISPAVLVTAGGVGAVALGFGAKGIVSNSLSGLSLYINRPFVVSDFIDIPSENLSGNVEHIGWFYTKLRSSDRQPVYIPNNIFTSKPVVNIADIDNRRIWIEFGVNYGDRRKIESIVSDLQQVLVNHSDVDQSKKMAVNFTGYGDSSLNLRLVCYSSSGNLSDAWALQQRLLLKIGDVVEVHGAGMPFPTRTLIHSGSNQKKQTMNPLIGINQESGEGAT, encoded by the coding sequence ATGACACCCCTTCCCTTCAATCTTCAGGTGCCGATTGCCGGGCTTGTTTTAGCCATTGTCAGTTGGTTGTTGCTAGACACTTTTGGCAGGCGGTTCCGCTCAGGTTCGTTGCGGCGTGGATTGCTGCTCAGTAGCAGGCAAAGCATTTCTCTGAGTTGCGCACTTGTAGGAGTGATTTGTTGGCTGTTGGATTTGTTGGATCCGTCATTGATTCAATTCCCGCGTGATGGTGTTAAGGCGTTTGGAATTCTTGTGGTCATAGGTCTTTCATGGACGCTGCTGTCTTGGAAGAAGGAGCTCAAGCAAAACCAAGACAGTTATGCCACTCAGATGCTGCAGGGCTTTGGTGAAAAAGACAGGCTGTTCCTATTCGATGTTGTTCAGAAGACCATAGGTATTGCAGCCATGCTCATTTTATGCCTGGAGGTGATGCATCTGATGGGCATTTCGCCGGCTGTACTGGTTACCGCCGGTGGGGTTGGCGCCGTTGCATTGGGTTTCGGGGCCAAGGGGATTGTCTCGAATTCCTTAAGCGGCCTTAGCCTTTACATTAACCGTCCGTTTGTTGTAAGTGATTTCATCGATATTCCCTCCGAAAACCTTTCTGGGAATGTAGAACATATCGGTTGGTTTTATACCAAATTGCGCTCCTCTGATCGCCAACCAGTGTATATACCAAACAACATCTTTACAAGTAAGCCGGTTGTTAATATTGCTGATATAGACAACCGTAGGATTTGGATTGAATTTGGTGTTAATTATGGCGATCGTAGAAAGATTGAGTCGATTGTGAGTGATCTTCAGCAGGTTTTAGTTAATCATTCAGATGTAGATCAGAGCAAGAAAATGGCCGTGAATTTCACCGGCTATGGCGATTCGAGTCTGAATCTACGCTTGGTTTGTTATTCCTCTAGTGGAAATCTAAGCGATGCTTGGGCCTTGCAGCAGAGGTTGCTTCTCAAGATTGGTGATGTGGTTGAAGTGCATGGTGCCGGCATGCCATTCCCCACCCGCACTTTGATTCATTCAGGCTCGAATCAAAAAAAGCAAACGATGAACCCTCTGATAGGAATCAATCAAGAATCGGGAGAAGGTGCAACTTGA